Within the Vanacampus margaritifer isolate UIUO_Vmar chromosome 8, RoL_Vmar_1.0, whole genome shotgun sequence genome, the region tatgtgtttaCATGGCAGCAAAAcaaccatttgtttttatttttgaccaaaattcaaaaatagCAAGTAGGTGAGTGTGACTgtattaaagaggaagtcaactttaaacatttcttggcaatagggttatatgtgacctaactagtctgaacatgacattctgattaatattacatacgtggaatatgagttatgcagcaaaatgcagccgtttttatccatcacttgctgtcgactaaagatgacatcatagctgCTTAGGGAACAACTAATCACGTGTTTTGTGAGGCTGAGCTGTGATGGactaagacctgagcaactatgatgtcactttcactcgacagagtggcaaaatggccgccttctgatattgataaaaaaaaaacaacaactgtattttgctgcttaactcatatttcgctaacacaatattaacctaattaagaacatgttattgtcaaggcatttttgggggggttgacttcccctttaagtacagtatatgtaccTTTCATCTGAAGGTAAGTGATGGCAAGACAGACTcacattaaatttatttttatttttcaaaaatatgatTATTTAACCAGTCTTTCACACTACCACCCTTCAATCCATCAACTCAATAGTGGTCCAGGTATTAACAGCTTACTTGGCTAGTGGATAGAATTGTGCAATGTGCAGGATAATCTTTATCACatgaaacaacacacacacacaaaaccaatTTCTCAGCCAATCATGTTGCATACTTTGGAAACAGTCAACTGAATTAACTACAAGTTGAAATTTCCCATCTAGTTTCAAGCTCGTCTCAACTTTGAAATGCTGTCACACTTATGATTGTACATGATGTGGAATAAATATCATTTCTGAATGGACCCAAGTGTTGAGGATTCTTCATCTTCACTTGATCTGTCGCAGATACTGGATCGCTGATAGTGCGCTCACGTTTGCAAGCAGAGCTAGAAAAGATATCGCACAATTGATATCGTCACGTCAATATCTGATGAGATGTGATTGCtgatttgttacttttttttccctcatattTATCACACTTGTTTTCAGATCATCAAACCAATTTGAATATCGAacaaagaaaatagaaaatgctttttcaaaattttatttatagattgatttaaaaaaaataataataatccaatccTTCCCTCTGACGGATATTATTTAAGTGATGTGCAATGTGATGCAGTGTCATCAATAAGTAGGCGTGTAAAAATTGGCTTGATGATCTGATATGTTAaagttaatatatatatgtatatatatatatatatatatatactttttttatgaaatcaGCAAGATGAACTGTAGATGCACACCCATGGgctaaatgtaatgtaaatttccaacacaagtgtacctaatgaactgTCCAATTGAGCATAAACCAAATATGACGAACAATGAACGTTTCCTACCTGCTTTCCAGGCATCAGCAGACTTTGgatctgatgatgtcatcacccaGGAGGCAAATGCGATGCAGACCAAACACATGTCAGACTGCTGCAGCGCAGACAAGACGCCTTTTCGCACTAGAGGGAACATTCATTATTCAATTTAGCTACATTCATTTCCCCGTCTGCTATGATTACCTGTTTTTTGTATTGTTCCCACCGTCCTCTGCTGCTCAGGTGCTGGAGGAGAGGCTCCGCCCACTGTTGGAACGACGATACTGCCCTCCTCTCTTTGGGCTGGGAGCTCccacccgtcagcccttctgcACCAGACGCTGCCTTTGTCTTGAAAGCGGATTTTTGCGAACGGCATCAAACTCTCCCCAATTTGAGATTCAGCCACACGGAGCGCATGCGAGACAATTCGGATGGGAGAAATAAAATCCTCTTCCGAAAAGTCTGCACTTAAAAATGGATCATTACATTTGGGCAGGGTGAGTTCTTTGGCGGTAGGATGCGAGCAGGAGAAGATCGGAACGGGTTTCCACTTGAGGCTGTGGGTCGGTAATATTTTATGCTCACATGTCGGAAACATGTCGTCACATCCTGGAGCCAATGAGATGCCTTGGGGATCATGCACACAAATGACGTTTGCCGGTCCCTGTGGGATGAAAGAGTCCAGATCATCTCTTTGGACAGGTGTTGATATTATCGATCTCAAACTGCCTCCCTTGGATTCATCATCGTGTAAAGATAAATCCTCCATGTTGAGCGCGGGAACATTCTGCACACTTTTGTTTTTCGTCATCCCTCTTGACATTACAAAGTCCTCTGGTACCGGGGTCTGGCTCCTGGTTCCAgcttcctcctcgtcctcctcctcataGGTTTTGCAGGTCAGATCCGGACTGGGGTTCCTGCTAATGCCCACAAATTGCCAATAGTCTTCCTCAAAATCGCACACAGAGAAATCCCAGCTGGATCGGTCACCCTTGGAACCGTCCAGCTGCGTGAAATAGTCTGAGTCGGCAGCATCGGACACATCCGCGAGGCCTCCATCCGTCAAAAGATGCTCCTCGGGGTCCACTAGGGAGCTTCTTTGTGACGGGACGTCGGACATCTCCGGGCTTCTTGCCGTCCTCAGCTGTAAAATGTCATTGATGGTCAATTTTTCCATCTCATCCCAGAAGGCCGAGATGGCGTAGACGCACGGCGGGCCGCCCGCAGCCTCGGCGTACGCTTCGGGGCCGTCGGCCGCCGGGGTGACGATGACGTCAGGGACGGACCGAGGATTGTCACCGACACATGCTGTAAGGTCAGGTTCTGTTTGGACTCTGGTCAGATCCGCTGGAGGTTGTTGACCTTTGTGACCAGTCAATGGAAAAAACGCTTGGTTGCCAGAACCGTCACATTTGGGATCTGATTCTCTGGTCTGCAAGATCTCAACACCAGAACTCTGAATTGGATCGCAGttgcatgatgatgatgaggaggaggaagatggagACTCTATTGGATAGTTTTCAAAGAGATCCTGATCCACTGATTCAGCCGCGGAGAGATAGATTTCAGAACCAGAACTGTGAAGGGTGAAGAACTCAACAGTGTCCTCAAACTGATCCGCTGAGTCCACACTCTCCAAATGGAAGATTTCATgcgctttgtttttgtcttccatTTCCAGGTTTCCTTCCGTATCATTTTGCATCCTACCGCCATCATGTAAAGTTCCTTCCATGTTGGTTTGGAGGAAATCGTCACCAATCAGGGTTCCTTCTATTTTGTCTATGGGTTCACCTTCATGTAAGGTTCCTTCACTAAGGTTCTGATTCTGAAGGATTCCCACTCTCGTGCTACGTACCGGATCATCACCATGCAGTTTTGCTTCTCTACCGTCGTGCTGCATCATTTCACCATCGCTCTGGTTTTTCATGATATCGCCATCGTACGCGGTTCCTTCTCTATCGTCATCATGCATTGTTCCTTCTTCACAGTTTTGCTTTCTATCTTCACCGTGCAGGGGTCTTTGTCTATGGTTTTGGActatatcatcatcatcatcatgcgtGGTTTCCTTGCAAATGTTTTGCATGACATCACAAGAACTATTCTGCCCTGCCtgttttttgctatttttattcACCTCACTTTCATGTTGAAGTTCCCGCTTGGGCCTGCAAGCGTTTTGTCCTggttgagtttttttcccctttggaGTTGCACAGGCTCGGCGACGTACTGGATTGTCATTCAGCGACAGCGTGACAAACCAGCGCTCTTTCTCCTCTCTCAGAGCATTTTTGTCGCCATCCTCAGCCTGACGCCTCACGTTGatgcttttttgggggatttctgtATCGTTACATATTTTGGCCTTATCATCCTCTCGTGTTTCTATGACACCCTGAATGAGCTCCACTTCAACGCAAGGTCTAATATCTTCAACTAAGCTTTGTAGGGATTGAGTGGCTGAAACCGAGGAGTCCGGACAACGGAGTTCCTCAGGGCAGGCAAGCAGAGGTTGCGGCAGACGGCACTTCTCGCTCTCCTGGTAGAAGTTGGACCAGTCCTCTTCTGCAATGCGCAAGCTGTGATCCAAGTCATCCATGCCGACGCCTCACATGCTTTCCTGGGAGTAGAAAGGTCAAAACAAAGGTCAGTGTGCAAGTGTTTATGTTGCCTATTTGTCCTCTTGTACCCTTCATAGCTTTGAACTGTCTGGGCAGCAACATGTTTGTGCTAAATATAGAGCACTTGAGTAGCAGTTATTTCGAGGCTATATTGTATTTAGGATTTAAGGCCTCTTATTATAGTCGTTTTTAGGTTGCTATGAGAAAACAATCCGTTTTTTTGTGGAGAGTAAAGAAACATGACTTGCCTTCATCTACTTGTCTTATCATTTATGGCATCTCCACAATTGTTGAACCCGAGGTGATCTAATCGGATTGTCTACCTGGTCAGTGGTGAATGTCTATCCCTTGCGTATCACCACAAGCTATATTATATAGACCTCAATGATAACATGAATATTGTTAAATCGAAACCTTTTAaacagtttaactcatttgctcccaaaaacgtataaatctgttctatttttaatattaccagagaatggttgaagcgatggtagttattacaaaaaacgaccagcaggtggcagcagagtataagagatcaaccagggccatgttgcaacaagctgccccccccccacagttttaaactgatttgtgaataatgatgacatttagctttattctaatgctaattgctgcaaaacggaacaGATTGAAGTATAGTGTTTTTCCCTGAACAAGAggctctaatcttttttttggtaggtccatgtttttatagcaatagaacacaatattctgcaggctttgcaaaatcagtcaaaatccagtaaaacagccgggagcgaaggggattgcttcagtgaaaatggctgggagtgaataagttaattgtTGATGTGGctttttttcatcaaatgtgTACATAATATTATGTCCAAATGTTTGTGATAAATTGAGACATTTAGTGCCATAGAAGTATTAAAGCCCCCTTCGCCGACCACTTAAACACTTCAGAGCCACCATGCTTGTTGAAGTGAGGTCAAATGACTGCACAAtatcaaattacaaaataaagtcACGTGAATACAGTCAGTTGTGTAAGTCATTTCTATCTAACACTATATGAGCCCGCATACCTGCAAGAAGACAAGGACAAACGTTCCAGTCTGAATTCTCCCGCAGGAAAACGTCCCGTTCTCTGGCGACCTCACATATGACAGCCTGGCGCGGCTGGCGCCCTgtaccgctttttttttttataaatagacTACGTTCAGTCACATGGAGCTGCTGGTGAACATGTCCTGCCCTCTACGACCAGAGGTGTAACATTTCAGCACCTTCGATCATATGACACGGAGTGCCAATATTATGCTTTACTGTTTACATGACGAGCCAGACCAAAgacgaaaaaaaacatttgacctcTAAGATGTCATTTGTgagagcaaactcaaaatgtctacaTGAAGCGGTTTGCATTTAGGTCATGTATTAGAGCCAAGGAATTTTGGATAAACAGAACATAAAAGTTGATAACcttgtaaatgtaattttagaAATATACAGTCCTCTCCGtaagtattggaacggcaaggtcgaattcttttgtttttgacatttgGATTTTAGATCGAAAGATGATTATGAGAAAGGTTCACAAGTCCAGCTTTTACTTTATGGTAACGTACATGTGAAAAACAGAACGTGTCATTTGAAGCCACCCACTTTttaagtgagcaaaagtattggaacatgtGACTGATGTGTGTTACCTATTTGCCGTTGCCTTTTAGATGGATTGCttaaaaattcttttttttttttttgcttaaaaattCTAATAAGAAAGGTTATCTTATCTTAAGCAACaatgaatgaaatgtgaaaTAATCCGCATCATCATCAGTAggaacattttataaaaaaatgtatttatttttttaaaaaaaggccatcCCTCCATTGACTATAATTAAAATTTGCCCCATTTAATGTCTTGTTATCTTTGTAGTGGGACCCGGATGCTCCTTGCTAGTTTTGCTAAATGTTTAAGGAAAGAGTAAAATAGAGAATTAACTCAAGCAAAATcttattttttcctcatttcaaagctacacttttttttttttaatcaatgctTGTGAAAGTTTTCTTTGTAACAAGATAATCTACAAAAATGAAACAACTCTCACTAATCTCCAAACCAAAGAAGAATAGGCGAGCAGTTAGACAAAACAATGCTTACTGGAAGGTGCTTTTTATTCCTCGCAAACATTCGTCGCATCGCCACAACCGTCTTCCTCACATCACAAGTACACGGTTACAAAACAATATAtcatttgtataaaacaacatgTGCATGTATTGCGCTGACAAatatcaaacacaaaaaaaaaacatgtgggggagaaaaaaaaaaaatcacatgatcACTTCTTGTTCAGAAAGCAATTTCCTTCTGCTTGAGCCACACGCGTTCATTCAAAAGCGCAAGCGTagtcaaaatataaaatgtggcAAGCAAAACTTGGAGAGCTCATTTTGGAAAGTGGTGCATACAGCAAAAGGCCACTGGATTATGTAGCAACTCGAAATTCAACATTTAAAGCTCTTCATGGCACAGTCATCCTCACATTCTGTTTGTTCGATAACTTTTGGCACGCGAGTATATACATCATTTAATATTGAAGAGTATCCCCGGCTTTTTCGACAATAAAAATTCACTAAAAAGTGAGCAACATCTTCTCCTGAAGCATCTCTGTAAAAAAGCTGGCCTGACTGCTTATAAAGTGCACCAAGATCTTATTCTCATTTCTCTTTATTCTAAGTTGGGGGTGGTTAATTCTTTCAGTTAACATAATTTCTTACTTGAAAataaagctctttttttttttttttacatacataaacGTAATCCcagaaatattaataatttggcttagtttttttttttgttttttttatgtttatcttCTGAATAGCACAATAACACAAGAAAGCGGCAAAATcgatattaacattttaaaaatgatattCCTCAACTTTACAACATTTTCATGGTAGTCTAAGCATTTGAATTTATTCTGTATTAAGAACATTGAATTGACTTATTTGGAACATGGAACTATTcggtaaaaggaaaaaaaaaataataatccctgCACATTATCTCTCTTTTGCCACTTTCATGTTTAATTTCCGGCTAAAAGATACCCTAAATTCAAAATTTAACTATGGTTCTAATTATTTTGTGCTACACTGTACCTACTATACACACCAAACTGTGGTGGCTTGTACAAGGCAAATACATTCACTTTGGCTGATTggatacaaataataaataaatttttttaacttagaTAGCAAAGTACAGACtgtagacacaaaaaaaataaaaataaaaacagcccaGACTGCGCCGTTATGATGACGATGTTTTGTCACCATCAGCCAACTAGTTCACATTAGCCCTCCAACTGATGAATAAACTCAAATCCGCTCGCTTGGTTGCCTCATTTGTGAACGTGACTAATGTAACTTAAATGTCACAATGTGAttgcaataattaaaaatgcGACATATGCTGATGATGACCGTAATAGAGGTTGTTATGGAACGCTAAAGAGGCTAATgcggtacccccccccccccaaccacaaaaaaatatatatatattagctcATACATGTGT harbors:
- the perm1b gene encoding uncharacterized protein perm1b isoform X1, encoding MDDLDHSLRIAEEDWSNFYQESEKCRLPQPLLACPEELRCPDSSVSATQSLQSLVEDIRPCVEVELIQGVIETREDDKAKICNDTEIPQKSINVRRQAEDGDKNALREEKERWFVTLSLNDNPVRRRACATPKGKKTQPGQNACRPKRELQHESEVNKNSKKQAGQNSSCDVMQNICKETTHDDDDDIVQNHRQRPLHGEDRKQNCEEGTMHDDDREGTAYDGDIMKNQSDGEMMQHDGREAKLHGDDPVRSTRVGILQNQNLSEGTLHEGEPIDKIEGTLIGDDFLQTNMEGTLHDGGRMQNDTEGNLEMEDKNKAHEIFHLESVDSADQFEDTVEFFTLHSSGSEIYLSAAESVDQDLFENYPIESPSSSSSSSSCNCDPIQSSGVEILQTRESDPKCDGSGNQAFFPLTGHKGQQPPADLTRVQTEPDLTACVGDNPRSVPDVIVTPAADGPEAYAEAAGGPPCVYAISAFWDEMEKLTINDILQLRTARSPEMSDVPSQRSSLVDPEEHLLTDGGLADVSDAADSDYFTQLDGSKGDRSSWDFSVCDFEEDYWQFVGISRNPSPDLTCKTYEEEDEEEAGTRSQTPVPEDFVMSRGMTKNKSVQNVPALNMEDLSLHDDESKGGSLRSIISTPVQRDDLDSFIPQGPANVICVHDPQGISLAPGCDDMFPTCEHKILPTHSLKWKPVPIFSCSHPTAKELTLPKCNDPFLSADFSEEDFISPIRIVSHALRVAESQIGESLMPFAKIRFQDKGSVWCRRADGWELPAQREEGSIVVPTVGGASPPAPEQQRTVGTIQKTVRKGVLSALQQSDMCLVCIAFASWVMTSSDPKSADAWKAALLANVSALSAIQYLRQIK
- the perm1b gene encoding uncharacterized protein perm1b isoform X2, whose translation is MDDLDHSLRIAEEDWSNFYQESEKCRLPQPLLACPEELRCPDSSVSATQSLQSLVEDIRPCVEVELIQGVIETREDDKAKICNDTEIPQKSINVRRQAEDGDKNALREEKERWFVTLSLNDNPVRRRACATPKGKKTQPGQNACRPKRELQHESEVNKNSKKQAGQNSSCDVMQNICKETTHDDDDDIVQNHRQRPLHGEDRKQNCEEGTMHDDDREGTAYDGDIMKNQSDGEMMQHDGREAKLHGDDPVRSTRVGILQNQNLSEGTLHEGEPIDKIEGTLIGDDFLQTNMEGTLHDGGRMQNDTEGNLEMEDKNKAHEIFHLESVDSADQFEDTVEFFTLHSSGSEIYLSAAESVDQDLFENYPIESPSSSSSSSSCNCDPIQSSGVEILQTRESDPKCDGSGNQAFFPLTGHKGQQPPADLTRVQTEPDLTACVGDNPRSVPDVIVTPAADGPEAYAEAAGGPPCVYAISAFWDEMEKLTINDILQLRTARSPEMSDVPSQRSSLVDPEEHLLTDGGLADVSDAADSDYFTQLDGSKGDRSSWDFSVCDFEEDYWQFVGISRNPSPDLTCKTYEEEDEEEAGTRSQTPVPEDFVMSRGMTKNKSVQNVPALNMEDLSLHDDESKGGSLRSIISTPVQRDDLDSFIPQGPANVICVHDPQGISLAPGCDDMFPTCEHKILPTHSLKWKPVPIFSCSHPTAKELTLPKCNDPFLSADFSEEDFISPIRIVSHALRVAESQIGESLMPFAKIRFQDKGSVWCRRADGWELPAQREEGSIVVPTVGGASPPAPEQQRTCEKASCLRCSSLTCVWSASHLPPG